The following proteins are encoded in a genomic region of Oncorhynchus keta strain PuntledgeMale-10-30-2019 chromosome 8, Oket_V2, whole genome shotgun sequence:
- the pln gene encoding cardiac phospholamban isoform X1: MDKVQHTMRSAIRRASMAVDVPPQARQNMQELFVNFSLILICLLLIYIIVLLIPL, encoded by the exons ATGGATAAGGTGCAGCACACGATGCGCTCGGCCATCCGCAGAGCCTCCATGGCGGTGGACGTGCCCCCCCAGGCCAGGCAGAACATGCAGGAGCTCTTTGTCAACTTCAGCCTCATCCTCATCTGCCTGCTGCTCATCTACATCATCGTGTTGTTGAT ACCTCTGTAG
- the pln gene encoding cardiac phospholamban isoform X2 — MDKVQHTMRSAIRRASMAVDVPPQARQNMQELFVNFSLILICLLLIYIIVLLM, encoded by the coding sequence ATGGATAAGGTGCAGCACACGATGCGCTCGGCCATCCGCAGAGCCTCCATGGCGGTGGACGTGCCCCCCCAGGCCAGGCAGAACATGCAGGAGCTCTTTGTCAACTTCAGCCTCATCCTCATCTGCCTGCTGCTCATCTACATCATCGTGTTGTTGATGTGA